A genomic segment from Chanos chanos chromosome 2, fChaCha1.1, whole genome shotgun sequence encodes:
- the zgc:101540 gene encoding very long-chain acyl-CoA synthetase, with protein sequence MYVWFTVLAALAILPTFLKTLFPYLLQDTIYIFKSIRLAIRLTKYKTKKPFYSILDCFLDAVKKHPHKTLIHFEGNTYSYLQVDKESNKVANALRTHAVLKEGDTVALFLGNEPCFTWIWLGLGKLGCAAALLNYNIRSKSLLHCFSCCGAKVIIAAPELQDAITEILPVLKEQGISVYLLSEKCSTEGIECISDKISQASDEPLPPSLRSSVTVKSTALYIYTSGTTGLPKAALITQERVWAAAFIQAISGVTSEDVFYVNLPLYHSAGFLIGFVGSIERGSTVVLRRKFSASQFWEDCRRHNVTVIQYIGETLRYLCNMPKKENERNHSVRIAIGNGVRIDIWKEFLNRFGDIKVRELYAATEGNVGFINYTSKIGAVGRSNFIQRKLFPHALIKFDTEKEEPVRNSEGLCIRAAPGETGLLVGKITKTSPFNGYAGNKQQTEKKRLSNVFEKGDLYFNSGDLLKIDEENFVYFQDRVGDTFRWKGENVATTEVSDILSMAASIEEANVYGVKVPGHEGRIGMAAVTLKEGKEFDCVDTYCHLANYLPVYARPHFIRIQNALEVTGTFKMKKVKLVEEGFEPAQIQDPLYFLSLAEKKYVPLTQEVYSSIMSKNIKL encoded by the exons ATGTATGTCTGGTTTACCGTTCTAGCCGCTTTGGCAATTTTGCCAACATTTCTTAAAACGTTATTTCCATACCTTCTTCAGGATactatttatatttttaaaagtattcGACTGGCAATTAGACTGACgaaatataaaacaaagaaacctTTTTATAGTATTTTGGACTGTTTTTTGGATGCTGTGAagaaacacccacacaaaacacttaTCCATTTCGAGGGAAATACGTATTCTTATTTGCAAGTGGATAAAGAAAGCAACAAAGTTGCTAATGCTCTTAGGACTCATGCTGTTCTGAAGGAGGGGGACACTGTTGCCCTGTTTCTGGGGAATGAACCCTGTTTCACTTGGATTTGGCTCGGCCTGGGCAAACTGGGATGTGCGGCTGCTCTCCTGAACTACAACATTAGGTCAAAATCACTTCTTCATTGTTTCTCCTGCTGCGGCGCAAAAGTGATCATAGCAGCTCCAG AGCTTCAGGATGCCATTACGGAGATTTTGCCCGTGTTGAAGGAGCAGGGAATCTCTGTGTACCTCCTCTCTGAGAAGTGCAGCACTGAGGGTATTGAGTGTATCTCTGACAAGATCTCCCAGGCCTCAGACGAACCTCTGCCACCTTCACTCCGCTCgagtgtgacagtgaagagCACTGCATTATACATCTACACCTCTGGAACCACCG GACTCCCCAAAGCGGCTCTCATAACCCAGGAGAGGGTCTGGGCAGCGGCTTTCATACAAGCCATAAGTGGAGTGACATCAGAAGATGTATTCTACGTCAACCTGCCTCTCTATCACAGTGCTGGGTTCCTCATTGGCTTTGTCGGATCTATCGAAAGGG GAAGCACCGTTGTTCTGCGGAGGAAGTTTTCTGCGTCTCAGTTCTGGGAAGACTGTAGAAGGCATAACGTGACTGTGATCCAGTATATAGGGGAGACACTACGATACCTCTGTAACATGCCAAAG aaagagaatgagagaaaccaTTCGGTGAGAATTGCCATTGGTAATGGTGTGCGCATTGATATCTGGAAAGAATTCTTGAACCGGTTTGGAGACATTAAAGTCAGGGAACTGTATGCTGCTACTGAGGGAAACGTCGGCTTCATCAATTACACCTCGAAAATTGGTGCCGTGGGACGCAGTAATTTTATCCAAAGA aAGCTCTTTCCCCATGCGCTGATCAAgtttgacacagagaaagaagaaccaGTGAGGAACTCTGAGGGACTGTGTATCAGAGCTGCCCCAG GGGAAACTGGACTACTGGTTGGGAAAATTACTAAAACTTCCCCATTCAATGGATATGCTGgaaataaacagcaaacagagaagaagaggcTCAGTAATGTTTTTGAGAAAGGCGACCTCTATTTCAACAGCGGAGACCTGCTGAAAATTGATGAGGAAAACTTTGTCTACTTTCAGGATCGTGTTGGAGACACCTTCAG ATGGAAAGGGGAGAATGTAGCCACCACTGAGGTGTCGGATATTCTCAGTATGGCAGCCAGCATTGAAGAGGCTAATGTTTATGGCGTCAAAGTTCCAG GTCACGAGGGTAGGATCGGAATGGCTGCAGTGACactgaaagagggaaaagagttTGATTGTGTTGACACCTACTGTCATCTAGCCAACTATCTACCTGTTTACGCTAGACCACATTTCATCCGCATCCAG AACGCCCTGGAAGTGACAGGAACTTTCAAGATGAAGAAAGTAAAACTGGTGGAGGAAGGCTTCGAACCAGCACAGATACAGGATCCACTGTACTTTCTCAGTTTGGCAGAGAAGAAGTATGTTCCCCTGACTCAGGAGGTATACAGCTCAATTATGTCTAAGAAcattaaactgtaa
- the LOC115804408 gene encoding very long-chain acyl-CoA synthetase isoform X1 codes for MWLWLAFLLVLFGALRYRCPYLYKDVQYVIHILLTGHRLSKYKESKPYYSVLDRFLESVQKRPHKAFIRFRDETYSYQDADKLSNKIARALLKHSNLKEGDTAALFMGNEPNYMCIWLGLAKIGCSAALLNYNMRAKSLLHCFSCCGANVLIVAAELKNAVEEVLPVLRDQGVSVFILTDESSTEGMESFSDKIRQASDEHIPADLRSNITFSSPAVYIYTSGTTGLPKAAVISHHRLWAISSLQSVAGVTSDDVVYVNLPLYHTAGFGIGFTGAIERGATVVLRSKFSASQFWDDCRKYNVTVMQYIGETMRYLCNTPKHISDPVHNVRIAIGNGIRADVWREFIKRFGFIDIREIYAATEGNISFINYTGKIGAVGRVNFFHRRLFPYALIKFDPEKEEPVRNSEGFCVEADRGETGLLVSRITQRNPFIGYARDLKQTEKKRLHDVFEKGDAYFNTGDLLRVDEDNLIYFQDRIGDTFRWKGENVATNEVSDILSMVPCIQEANVYGVKVPGQEGRVGMAAITLREGEQFDCIGTFSHVNQYLPVYARPRFIRIQNSLALTGTFKQMKVKLVEEGFNPATIQDPLYLLDEKEKCYQLLTQQAYDSILQGNIKL; via the exons ATGTGGTTGTGGTTAGCGTTCCTGCTTGTTTTGTTCGGAGCTCTAAGGTATCGATGCCCTTATTTGTACAAAGATGTGCAATATGTCATTCATATTTTGTTAACTGGTCATCGATTGTCGAAGTACAAAGAATCTAAACCCTACTATTCGGTTCTGGACCGTTTTTTGGAATCAGTTCAAAAGCGCCCGCATAAGGCATTTATTCGTTTCAGAGATGAAACATACTCATACCAGGATGCGGATAAACTGAGCAATAAGATTGCAAGAGCTTTGCTTAAGCACTCAAATCTTAAAGAAGGAGACACGGCTGCTCTCTTCATGGGAAATGAGCCAAATTACATGTGCATCTGGTTGGGCCTTGCTAAAATCGGCTGTTCCGCGGCTCTGTTAAACTACAACATGAGAGCTAAATCGTTACTTCACTGCTTCTCATGCTGCGGGGCGAACGTCTTAATAGTTGCGGCAG aactGAAGAATGCTGTTGAAGAGGTGCTACCAGTCCTCAGAGATCAGGGCgtctctgtcttcattctcACTGATGAAAGCAGCACAGAGGGGATGGAGAGTTTCAGTGACAAGATCAGACAGGCCTCTGATGAACACATACCTGCCGACCTTAGGTCAAATATAACTTTCAGTAGCCCTGCagtatacatttacacatcagGCACAACAG GTCTACCAAAGGCTGCTGTAATTAGTCACCACAGATTGTGGGCCATATCTTCCCTTCAGTCCGTGGCAGGAGTGACATCTGATGATGTTGTTTATGTAAATCTACCTCTGTACCACACAGCTGGATTTGGCATTGGATTCACTGGTGCTATTGAGAGAG gagCTACAGTGGTGTTAAGGAGTAAATTTTCTGCCTCTCAGTTTTGGGATGACTGTAGGAAATACAATGTTACTGTCATGCAGTATATTGGAGAAACCATGCGTTACCTCTGCAACACCCCAAAG CATATTAGTGACCCAGTGCACAATGTGAGAATAGCTATTGGCAACGGGATCAGAGCGGACGTGTGGAGAGAATTCATCAAACGATTTGGCTTTATTGACATTAGAGAAATCTACGCTGCTACTGAAGGCAATATCAGCTTCATAAACTACACAGGGAAGATTGGAGCTGTCGGACGAGTGAACTTTTTCCACAGG AGGCTCTTCCCTTACGCTCTGATCAAATTTGATCCTGAGAAGGAGGAACCAGTGAGGAACTCTGAAGGGTTCTGTGTGGAGGCAGACAGAG GTGAAACTGGGCTGCTGGTGTCTCGCATTACCCAGAGGAATCCATTCATTGGGTACGCCAGGGATCTCAAACAGACTGAGAAGAAAAGATTACACGATGTGTTCGAGAAAGGAGACGCGTACTTTAACACCGGAGATCTGCTTAGGGTAGACGAGGACAATTTGATCTATTTCCAGGATCGAATTGGAGATACCTTCAG gtggAAAGGAGAGAATGTGGCCACAAATGAAGTGTCAGATATTCTCTCCATGGTGCCTTGTATTCAGGAAGCCAATGTCTACGGTGTAAAAGTGCCAG gacaGGAAGGGAGGGTGGGAATGGCAGCTATCactctgagagaaggagagcagttTGACTGTATTGGCACGTTCAGCCACGTGAACCAGTACCTGCCCGTGTACGCCAGACCACGCTTTATAAGAATTCAG AATTCTTTGGCTCTTACTGGCACTTTCAAACAGATGAAAGTAAAATTGGTTGAAGAAGGCTTCAACCCTGCAACAATACAAGATCCTCTGTATCTGCtggatgagaaagagaaatgctACCAGCTGCTGACACAGCAAGCCTATGACTCCATACTGCAAGGAAACATTAAGCTGTAA
- the LOC115804408 gene encoding very long-chain acyl-CoA synthetase isoform X2: MWLWLAFLLVLFGALRYRCPYLYKDVQYVIHILLTGHRLSKYKESKPYYSVLDRFLESVQKRPHKAFIRFRDETYSYQDADKLSNKIARALLKHSNLKEGDTAALFMGNEPNYMCIWLGLAKIGCSAALLNYNMRAKSLLHCFSCCGANVLIVAAELKNAVEEVLPVLRDQGVSVFILTDESSTEGMESFSDKIRQASDEHIPADLRSNITFSSPAVYIYTSGTTGATVVLRSKFSASQFWDDCRKYNVTVMQYIGETMRYLCNTPKHISDPVHNVRIAIGNGIRADVWREFIKRFGFIDIREIYAATEGNISFINYTGKIGAVGRVNFFHRRLFPYALIKFDPEKEEPVRNSEGFCVEADRGETGLLVSRITQRNPFIGYARDLKQTEKKRLHDVFEKGDAYFNTGDLLRVDEDNLIYFQDRIGDTFRWKGENVATNEVSDILSMVPCIQEANVYGVKVPGQEGRVGMAAITLREGEQFDCIGTFSHVNQYLPVYARPRFIRIQNSLALTGTFKQMKVKLVEEGFNPATIQDPLYLLDEKEKCYQLLTQQAYDSILQGNIKL, encoded by the exons ATGTGGTTGTGGTTAGCGTTCCTGCTTGTTTTGTTCGGAGCTCTAAGGTATCGATGCCCTTATTTGTACAAAGATGTGCAATATGTCATTCATATTTTGTTAACTGGTCATCGATTGTCGAAGTACAAAGAATCTAAACCCTACTATTCGGTTCTGGACCGTTTTTTGGAATCAGTTCAAAAGCGCCCGCATAAGGCATTTATTCGTTTCAGAGATGAAACATACTCATACCAGGATGCGGATAAACTGAGCAATAAGATTGCAAGAGCTTTGCTTAAGCACTCAAATCTTAAAGAAGGAGACACGGCTGCTCTCTTCATGGGAAATGAGCCAAATTACATGTGCATCTGGTTGGGCCTTGCTAAAATCGGCTGTTCCGCGGCTCTGTTAAACTACAACATGAGAGCTAAATCGTTACTTCACTGCTTCTCATGCTGCGGGGCGAACGTCTTAATAGTTGCGGCAG aactGAAGAATGCTGTTGAAGAGGTGCTACCAGTCCTCAGAGATCAGGGCgtctctgtcttcattctcACTGATGAAAGCAGCACAGAGGGGATGGAGAGTTTCAGTGACAAGATCAGACAGGCCTCTGATGAACACATACCTGCCGACCTTAGGTCAAATATAACTTTCAGTAGCCCTGCagtatacatttacacatcagGCACAACAG gagCTACAGTGGTGTTAAGGAGTAAATTTTCTGCCTCTCAGTTTTGGGATGACTGTAGGAAATACAATGTTACTGTCATGCAGTATATTGGAGAAACCATGCGTTACCTCTGCAACACCCCAAAG CATATTAGTGACCCAGTGCACAATGTGAGAATAGCTATTGGCAACGGGATCAGAGCGGACGTGTGGAGAGAATTCATCAAACGATTTGGCTTTATTGACATTAGAGAAATCTACGCTGCTACTGAAGGCAATATCAGCTTCATAAACTACACAGGGAAGATTGGAGCTGTCGGACGAGTGAACTTTTTCCACAGG AGGCTCTTCCCTTACGCTCTGATCAAATTTGATCCTGAGAAGGAGGAACCAGTGAGGAACTCTGAAGGGTTCTGTGTGGAGGCAGACAGAG GTGAAACTGGGCTGCTGGTGTCTCGCATTACCCAGAGGAATCCATTCATTGGGTACGCCAGGGATCTCAAACAGACTGAGAAGAAAAGATTACACGATGTGTTCGAGAAAGGAGACGCGTACTTTAACACCGGAGATCTGCTTAGGGTAGACGAGGACAATTTGATCTATTTCCAGGATCGAATTGGAGATACCTTCAG gtggAAAGGAGAGAATGTGGCCACAAATGAAGTGTCAGATATTCTCTCCATGGTGCCTTGTATTCAGGAAGCCAATGTCTACGGTGTAAAAGTGCCAG gacaGGAAGGGAGGGTGGGAATGGCAGCTATCactctgagagaaggagagcagttTGACTGTATTGGCACGTTCAGCCACGTGAACCAGTACCTGCCCGTGTACGCCAGACCACGCTTTATAAGAATTCAG AATTCTTTGGCTCTTACTGGCACTTTCAAACAGATGAAAGTAAAATTGGTTGAAGAAGGCTTCAACCCTGCAACAATACAAGATCCTCTGTATCTGCtggatgagaaagagaaatgctACCAGCTGCTGACACAGCAAGCCTATGACTCCATACTGCAAGGAAACATTAAGCTGTAA